Proteins from one Neodiprion fabricii isolate iyNeoFabr1 chromosome 5, iyNeoFabr1.1, whole genome shotgun sequence genomic window:
- the LOC124183422 gene encoding tripartite motif-containing protein 2-like isoform X5 produces the protein MEALRLAIQTRLGERMVSMSSMLVETVSINYEDFNESFLTCGTCLCVYDGSEHTPKLLPCSHTVCLHCLTRIAASQTREAGAFRCPICRELITIPRGGVPALPPSFLVNQLLDLMSRQRREVIPKCSVHINQELLFCETCDTVFCTVCTGGSHAGTSPGCTEHTIIPFSIAIKRMSEILLYKANECISKLTQAQDSVGAELRRLDTATERCLNAVDTEFAEIIARVERRKVELRAAVTAAAKDKKHVLEEQHALIEAEKNKVERECEGLQYQVEVRNITQRIGSLSDQLDAAVALSEPRENAFITAEFLHNEAHAEIEAVLSTFGRVRSSTTLPGLCRARLKEPAVAKLQSIVVIETVDYHGHPRNAGGDPISAELTLAETIQSTNSTLSVETEIKDLEDGTYEVLFRPPSASRYILKVSVFERPIKDHPLYFDVTEHNEPVKMYGKRGHGKDDFHQPVAVAVDDDGTIYVVDTGNCRITVLNHDLEFQRHITNEGLEGRSCTGIAISEQGLVVINWRTRTVTEMTSFGDMIRFFSYNGFQEPIDVAVDRSYGHVLVADNGQSCVFVFDCDGKMLFQVGKRNTFKLISSVTVGPAGEILVADSRIQVFSAKGDFSEEIYAEGKGKGRYGSIAVDTDGKIVGSRCDKGRSVIHVLKLGGGTLLTEIDSHSSKLRRPSGIAILPNHHLVVVDLGNDCVKKYRYW, from the exons ATGGAAGCTTTACGGCTCGCCATTCA GACGCGGCTAGGGGAGCGAATGGTCAGCATGAGCTCGATGCTCGTGGAAACAGTCAGCATTAATTACGAAGATTTTAACGAAAGTTTTTTAACGTGTGGAACTTGTCTCTGCGTGTACGACGGCAGTGAACACACACCAAAATTACTACCATGTTCGCATACG GTTTGTCTCCATTGTCTGACAAGGATCGCTGCGTCACAAACCAGAGAAGCTGGAGCATTCCGATGTCCTATTTGTCGAGAACTGATCACTATTCCTCGAGGTGGAGTGCCGGCATTACCACCAAGTTTTTTGGTTAATCAGTTGCTCGATCTCATGTCCAGGCAGAGGCGCGAg GTCATCCCTAAATGTTCGGTCCACATAAATCAAGAACTTCTATTCTGCGAGACCTGTGATACTGTATTTTGCACAGTCTGCACTGGCGGCAGCCATGCTGGCACTTCACCCGGATGCACGGAACACACTATTATTCCTTTTAGTATCGCCATTAAACGTATGTCAGAAATACTGCTCTACAAAGCGAACGAGTGTATATCCAAG TTAACTCAGGCGCAAGACTCGGTCGGCGCTGAGCTCCGACGCCTCGATACTGCCACAGAGAGATGCTTGAATGCTGTCGACACAGAGTTTGCGGAAATAATTGCGCGAGTAGAAAGGAGGAAAGTGGAGCTCCGAGCAGCGGTTACCGCAGCGGCAAAAGACAAGAAGCACGTCCTTGAAGAACAGCATGCACTGATTGAAGCAGAAAAGAACAAAGTTGAACGAGAGTGCGAAGGTCTTCAGTACCAG GTCGAAGTCCGAAACATTACTCAAAGAATTGGGAGCTTGTCAGATCAATTGGATGCAGCCGTAGCTCTTAGTGAACCGAGAGAAAATGCGTTCATCACAGCAGAATTTTTACACAACGAAGCACATGCGGAAATAGAAGCTGTGCTTAGTACTTTTGGACGAGTACGTTCAAGCACAACACTACCAG GTTTGTGTAGAGCAAGACTGAAAGAACCTGCAGTTGCTAAGCTGCAGTCAATAGTTGTGATAGAAACAGTCGATTATCACGGACACCCCAGGAATGCAGGTGGTGATCCGATCAGTGCGGAATTGACATTAGCGGAAACAATTCAATCGACAAATTCAACACTTTCCGTTGAAACAGAGATTAAAGACTTGGAGGATGGAACATATGAAGTATTGTTTCGACCACCCAGTGCAAGTCGTTACATTTTGAAAGTGTCTGTTTTCGAACGACCTATAAAAGATCACCCTCTTTATTTTGATGTAACTGAGCACAATGAACCTGTTAAAATGTACGGAAAACGAGGTCACGGAAAAGACGATTTTCACCAACCAGTTGCTGTAGCGGTTGATGACGATGGAACAATCTATGTTGTAGACACTGGAAATTGTCGGATTACA GTTTTGAACCACGATCTGGAATTCCAAAGGCACATTACTAATGAAGGATTGGAAGGACGTAGTTGTACGGGAATCGCAATTTCCGAGCAAGGACTTGTAGTGATAAACTGGAGAACCCGCACAGTTACAGAAATGACTTCGTTTGGAGATATGATACGATTCTTTTCATACAACGGATTCCAG GAACCTATAGATGTTGCTGTGGACAGAAGTTATGGCCACGTACTAGTAGCCGACAATGGCCAGAGTTGTGTATTCGTCTTTGATTGTGATGGAAAGATGTTATTTCAA GTGGGTAAACGGAATACATTTAAATTGATAAGTTCAGTGACTGTCGGACCAGCTGGTGAAATATTAGTCGCCGATTCGCGTATTCAAGTATTCTCCGCCAAGGGAGATTTCTCAGAAGAAATCTACGCTGAAGGTAAAG GGAAAGGAAGATATGGAAGCATTGCAGTAGATACGGATGGCAAGATTGTTGGGTCTCGATGTGACAAGGGTCGCAGTGTAATTCACGTGCTAAAACTTGGAGGCGGTACACTGCTAACTGAAATCGATTCTCACAGTTCAAAACTAAGGCGTCCTTCAGGTATCGCGATACTGCCTAATCACCATTTAGTCGTCGTCGACCTCGGAAACGATTGTGTAAAGAAATATCGGTATTGGTAA
- the LOC124183422 gene encoding tripartite motif-containing protein 2-like isoform X2, which yields MIRRKYCAACRLDETFMNCCPFMTRLGERMVSMSSMLVETVSINYEDFNESFLTCGTCLCVYDGSEHTPKLLPCSHTVCLHCLTRIAASQTREAGAFRCPICRELITIPRGGVPALPPSFLVNQLLDLMSRQRREVIPKCSVHINQELLFCETCDTVFCTVCTGGSHAGTSPGCTEHTIIPFSIAIKRMSEILLYKANECISKLTQAQDSVGAELRRLDTATERCLNAVDTEFAEIIARVERRKVELRAAVTAAAKDKKHVLEEQHALIEAEKNKVERECEGLQYQVEVRNITQRIGSLSDQLDAAVALSEPRENAFITAEFLHNEAHAEIEAVLSTFGRVRSSTTLPGLCRARLKEPAVAKLQSIVVIETVDYHGHPRNAGGDPISAELTLAETIQSTNSTLSVETEIKDLEDGTYEVLFRPPSASRYILKVSVFERPIKDHPLYFDVTEHNEPVKMYGKRGHGKDDFHQPVAVAVDDDGTIYVVDTGNCRITVLNHDLEFQRHITNEGLEGRSCTGIAISEQGLVVINWRTRTVTEMTSFGDMIRFFSYNGFQEPIDVAVDRSYGHVLVADNGQSCVFVFDCDGKMLFQVGKRNTFKLISSVTVGPAGEILVADSRIQVFSAKGDFSEEIYAEGKGRYGSIAVDTDGKIVGSRCDKGRSVIHVLKLGGGTLLTEIDSHSSKLRRPSGIAILPNHHLVVVDLGNDCVKKYRYW from the exons TG GACGAAACCTTCATGAATTGCTGCCCCTTCAT GACGCGGCTAGGGGAGCGAATGGTCAGCATGAGCTCGATGCTCGTGGAAACAGTCAGCATTAATTACGAAGATTTTAACGAAAGTTTTTTAACGTGTGGAACTTGTCTCTGCGTGTACGACGGCAGTGAACACACACCAAAATTACTACCATGTTCGCATACG GTTTGTCTCCATTGTCTGACAAGGATCGCTGCGTCACAAACCAGAGAAGCTGGAGCATTCCGATGTCCTATTTGTCGAGAACTGATCACTATTCCTCGAGGTGGAGTGCCGGCATTACCACCAAGTTTTTTGGTTAATCAGTTGCTCGATCTCATGTCCAGGCAGAGGCGCGAg GTCATCCCTAAATGTTCGGTCCACATAAATCAAGAACTTCTATTCTGCGAGACCTGTGATACTGTATTTTGCACAGTCTGCACTGGCGGCAGCCATGCTGGCACTTCACCCGGATGCACGGAACACACTATTATTCCTTTTAGTATCGCCATTAAACGTATGTCAGAAATACTGCTCTACAAAGCGAACGAGTGTATATCCAAG TTAACTCAGGCGCAAGACTCGGTCGGCGCTGAGCTCCGACGCCTCGATACTGCCACAGAGAGATGCTTGAATGCTGTCGACACAGAGTTTGCGGAAATAATTGCGCGAGTAGAAAGGAGGAAAGTGGAGCTCCGAGCAGCGGTTACCGCAGCGGCAAAAGACAAGAAGCACGTCCTTGAAGAACAGCATGCACTGATTGAAGCAGAAAAGAACAAAGTTGAACGAGAGTGCGAAGGTCTTCAGTACCAG GTCGAAGTCCGAAACATTACTCAAAGAATTGGGAGCTTGTCAGATCAATTGGATGCAGCCGTAGCTCTTAGTGAACCGAGAGAAAATGCGTTCATCACAGCAGAATTTTTACACAACGAAGCACATGCGGAAATAGAAGCTGTGCTTAGTACTTTTGGACGAGTACGTTCAAGCACAACACTACCAG GTTTGTGTAGAGCAAGACTGAAAGAACCTGCAGTTGCTAAGCTGCAGTCAATAGTTGTGATAGAAACAGTCGATTATCACGGACACCCCAGGAATGCAGGTGGTGATCCGATCAGTGCGGAATTGACATTAGCGGAAACAATTCAATCGACAAATTCAACACTTTCCGTTGAAACAGAGATTAAAGACTTGGAGGATGGAACATATGAAGTATTGTTTCGACCACCCAGTGCAAGTCGTTACATTTTGAAAGTGTCTGTTTTCGAACGACCTATAAAAGATCACCCTCTTTATTTTGATGTAACTGAGCACAATGAACCTGTTAAAATGTACGGAAAACGAGGTCACGGAAAAGACGATTTTCACCAACCAGTTGCTGTAGCGGTTGATGACGATGGAACAATCTATGTTGTAGACACTGGAAATTGTCGGATTACA GTTTTGAACCACGATCTGGAATTCCAAAGGCACATTACTAATGAAGGATTGGAAGGACGTAGTTGTACGGGAATCGCAATTTCCGAGCAAGGACTTGTAGTGATAAACTGGAGAACCCGCACAGTTACAGAAATGACTTCGTTTGGAGATATGATACGATTCTTTTCATACAACGGATTCCAG GAACCTATAGATGTTGCTGTGGACAGAAGTTATGGCCACGTACTAGTAGCCGACAATGGCCAGAGTTGTGTATTCGTCTTTGATTGTGATGGAAAGATGTTATTTCAA GTGGGTAAACGGAATACATTTAAATTGATAAGTTCAGTGACTGTCGGACCAGCTGGTGAAATATTAGTCGCCGATTCGCGTATTCAAGTATTCTCCGCCAAGGGAGATTTCTCAGAAGAAATCTACGCTGAAG GGAAAGGAAGATATGGAAGCATTGCAGTAGATACGGATGGCAAGATTGTTGGGTCTCGATGTGACAAGGGTCGCAGTGTAATTCACGTGCTAAAACTTGGAGGCGGTACACTGCTAACTGAAATCGATTCTCACAGTTCAAAACTAAGGCGTCCTTCAGGTATCGCGATACTGCCTAATCACCATTTAGTCGTCGTCGACCTCGGAAACGATTGTGTAAAGAAATATCGGTATTGGTAA
- the LOC124183422 gene encoding tripartite motif-containing protein 2-like isoform X1: MIRRKYCAACRLDETFMNCCPFMTRLGERMVSMSSMLVETVSINYEDFNESFLTCGTCLCVYDGSEHTPKLLPCSHTVCLHCLTRIAASQTREAGAFRCPICRELITIPRGGVPALPPSFLVNQLLDLMSRQRREVIPKCSVHINQELLFCETCDTVFCTVCTGGSHAGTSPGCTEHTIIPFSIAIKRMSEILLYKANECISKLTQAQDSVGAELRRLDTATERCLNAVDTEFAEIIARVERRKVELRAAVTAAAKDKKHVLEEQHALIEAEKNKVERECEGLQYQVEVRNITQRIGSLSDQLDAAVALSEPRENAFITAEFLHNEAHAEIEAVLSTFGRVRSSTTLPGLCRARLKEPAVAKLQSIVVIETVDYHGHPRNAGGDPISAELTLAETIQSTNSTLSVETEIKDLEDGTYEVLFRPPSASRYILKVSVFERPIKDHPLYFDVTEHNEPVKMYGKRGHGKDDFHQPVAVAVDDDGTIYVVDTGNCRITVLNHDLEFQRHITNEGLEGRSCTGIAISEQGLVVINWRTRTVTEMTSFGDMIRFFSYNGFQEPIDVAVDRSYGHVLVADNGQSCVFVFDCDGKMLFQVGKRNTFKLISSVTVGPAGEILVADSRIQVFSAKGDFSEEIYAEGKGKGRYGSIAVDTDGKIVGSRCDKGRSVIHVLKLGGGTLLTEIDSHSSKLRRPSGIAILPNHHLVVVDLGNDCVKKYRYW; encoded by the exons TG GACGAAACCTTCATGAATTGCTGCCCCTTCAT GACGCGGCTAGGGGAGCGAATGGTCAGCATGAGCTCGATGCTCGTGGAAACAGTCAGCATTAATTACGAAGATTTTAACGAAAGTTTTTTAACGTGTGGAACTTGTCTCTGCGTGTACGACGGCAGTGAACACACACCAAAATTACTACCATGTTCGCATACG GTTTGTCTCCATTGTCTGACAAGGATCGCTGCGTCACAAACCAGAGAAGCTGGAGCATTCCGATGTCCTATTTGTCGAGAACTGATCACTATTCCTCGAGGTGGAGTGCCGGCATTACCACCAAGTTTTTTGGTTAATCAGTTGCTCGATCTCATGTCCAGGCAGAGGCGCGAg GTCATCCCTAAATGTTCGGTCCACATAAATCAAGAACTTCTATTCTGCGAGACCTGTGATACTGTATTTTGCACAGTCTGCACTGGCGGCAGCCATGCTGGCACTTCACCCGGATGCACGGAACACACTATTATTCCTTTTAGTATCGCCATTAAACGTATGTCAGAAATACTGCTCTACAAAGCGAACGAGTGTATATCCAAG TTAACTCAGGCGCAAGACTCGGTCGGCGCTGAGCTCCGACGCCTCGATACTGCCACAGAGAGATGCTTGAATGCTGTCGACACAGAGTTTGCGGAAATAATTGCGCGAGTAGAAAGGAGGAAAGTGGAGCTCCGAGCAGCGGTTACCGCAGCGGCAAAAGACAAGAAGCACGTCCTTGAAGAACAGCATGCACTGATTGAAGCAGAAAAGAACAAAGTTGAACGAGAGTGCGAAGGTCTTCAGTACCAG GTCGAAGTCCGAAACATTACTCAAAGAATTGGGAGCTTGTCAGATCAATTGGATGCAGCCGTAGCTCTTAGTGAACCGAGAGAAAATGCGTTCATCACAGCAGAATTTTTACACAACGAAGCACATGCGGAAATAGAAGCTGTGCTTAGTACTTTTGGACGAGTACGTTCAAGCACAACACTACCAG GTTTGTGTAGAGCAAGACTGAAAGAACCTGCAGTTGCTAAGCTGCAGTCAATAGTTGTGATAGAAACAGTCGATTATCACGGACACCCCAGGAATGCAGGTGGTGATCCGATCAGTGCGGAATTGACATTAGCGGAAACAATTCAATCGACAAATTCAACACTTTCCGTTGAAACAGAGATTAAAGACTTGGAGGATGGAACATATGAAGTATTGTTTCGACCACCCAGTGCAAGTCGTTACATTTTGAAAGTGTCTGTTTTCGAACGACCTATAAAAGATCACCCTCTTTATTTTGATGTAACTGAGCACAATGAACCTGTTAAAATGTACGGAAAACGAGGTCACGGAAAAGACGATTTTCACCAACCAGTTGCTGTAGCGGTTGATGACGATGGAACAATCTATGTTGTAGACACTGGAAATTGTCGGATTACA GTTTTGAACCACGATCTGGAATTCCAAAGGCACATTACTAATGAAGGATTGGAAGGACGTAGTTGTACGGGAATCGCAATTTCCGAGCAAGGACTTGTAGTGATAAACTGGAGAACCCGCACAGTTACAGAAATGACTTCGTTTGGAGATATGATACGATTCTTTTCATACAACGGATTCCAG GAACCTATAGATGTTGCTGTGGACAGAAGTTATGGCCACGTACTAGTAGCCGACAATGGCCAGAGTTGTGTATTCGTCTTTGATTGTGATGGAAAGATGTTATTTCAA GTGGGTAAACGGAATACATTTAAATTGATAAGTTCAGTGACTGTCGGACCAGCTGGTGAAATATTAGTCGCCGATTCGCGTATTCAAGTATTCTCCGCCAAGGGAGATTTCTCAGAAGAAATCTACGCTGAAGGTAAAG GGAAAGGAAGATATGGAAGCATTGCAGTAGATACGGATGGCAAGATTGTTGGGTCTCGATGTGACAAGGGTCGCAGTGTAATTCACGTGCTAAAACTTGGAGGCGGTACACTGCTAACTGAAATCGATTCTCACAGTTCAAAACTAAGGCGTCCTTCAGGTATCGCGATACTGCCTAATCACCATTTAGTCGTCGTCGACCTCGGAAACGATTGTGTAAAGAAATATCGGTATTGGTAA
- the LOC124183422 gene encoding tripartite motif-containing protein 2-like isoform X4: protein MQDETFMNCCPFMTRLGERMVSMSSMLVETVSINYEDFNESFLTCGTCLCVYDGSEHTPKLLPCSHTVCLHCLTRIAASQTREAGAFRCPICRELITIPRGGVPALPPSFLVNQLLDLMSRQRREVIPKCSVHINQELLFCETCDTVFCTVCTGGSHAGTSPGCTEHTIIPFSIAIKRMSEILLYKANECISKLTQAQDSVGAELRRLDTATERCLNAVDTEFAEIIARVERRKVELRAAVTAAAKDKKHVLEEQHALIEAEKNKVERECEGLQYQVEVRNITQRIGSLSDQLDAAVALSEPRENAFITAEFLHNEAHAEIEAVLSTFGRVRSSTTLPGLCRARLKEPAVAKLQSIVVIETVDYHGHPRNAGGDPISAELTLAETIQSTNSTLSVETEIKDLEDGTYEVLFRPPSASRYILKVSVFERPIKDHPLYFDVTEHNEPVKMYGKRGHGKDDFHQPVAVAVDDDGTIYVVDTGNCRITVLNHDLEFQRHITNEGLEGRSCTGIAISEQGLVVINWRTRTVTEMTSFGDMIRFFSYNGFQEPIDVAVDRSYGHVLVADNGQSCVFVFDCDGKMLFQVGKRNTFKLISSVTVGPAGEILVADSRIQVFSAKGDFSEEIYAEGKGKGRYGSIAVDTDGKIVGSRCDKGRSVIHVLKLGGGTLLTEIDSHSSKLRRPSGIAILPNHHLVVVDLGNDCVKKYRYW from the exons ATGCAGGACGAAACCTTCATGAATTGCTGCCCCTTCAT GACGCGGCTAGGGGAGCGAATGGTCAGCATGAGCTCGATGCTCGTGGAAACAGTCAGCATTAATTACGAAGATTTTAACGAAAGTTTTTTAACGTGTGGAACTTGTCTCTGCGTGTACGACGGCAGTGAACACACACCAAAATTACTACCATGTTCGCATACG GTTTGTCTCCATTGTCTGACAAGGATCGCTGCGTCACAAACCAGAGAAGCTGGAGCATTCCGATGTCCTATTTGTCGAGAACTGATCACTATTCCTCGAGGTGGAGTGCCGGCATTACCACCAAGTTTTTTGGTTAATCAGTTGCTCGATCTCATGTCCAGGCAGAGGCGCGAg GTCATCCCTAAATGTTCGGTCCACATAAATCAAGAACTTCTATTCTGCGAGACCTGTGATACTGTATTTTGCACAGTCTGCACTGGCGGCAGCCATGCTGGCACTTCACCCGGATGCACGGAACACACTATTATTCCTTTTAGTATCGCCATTAAACGTATGTCAGAAATACTGCTCTACAAAGCGAACGAGTGTATATCCAAG TTAACTCAGGCGCAAGACTCGGTCGGCGCTGAGCTCCGACGCCTCGATACTGCCACAGAGAGATGCTTGAATGCTGTCGACACAGAGTTTGCGGAAATAATTGCGCGAGTAGAAAGGAGGAAAGTGGAGCTCCGAGCAGCGGTTACCGCAGCGGCAAAAGACAAGAAGCACGTCCTTGAAGAACAGCATGCACTGATTGAAGCAGAAAAGAACAAAGTTGAACGAGAGTGCGAAGGTCTTCAGTACCAG GTCGAAGTCCGAAACATTACTCAAAGAATTGGGAGCTTGTCAGATCAATTGGATGCAGCCGTAGCTCTTAGTGAACCGAGAGAAAATGCGTTCATCACAGCAGAATTTTTACACAACGAAGCACATGCGGAAATAGAAGCTGTGCTTAGTACTTTTGGACGAGTACGTTCAAGCACAACACTACCAG GTTTGTGTAGAGCAAGACTGAAAGAACCTGCAGTTGCTAAGCTGCAGTCAATAGTTGTGATAGAAACAGTCGATTATCACGGACACCCCAGGAATGCAGGTGGTGATCCGATCAGTGCGGAATTGACATTAGCGGAAACAATTCAATCGACAAATTCAACACTTTCCGTTGAAACAGAGATTAAAGACTTGGAGGATGGAACATATGAAGTATTGTTTCGACCACCCAGTGCAAGTCGTTACATTTTGAAAGTGTCTGTTTTCGAACGACCTATAAAAGATCACCCTCTTTATTTTGATGTAACTGAGCACAATGAACCTGTTAAAATGTACGGAAAACGAGGTCACGGAAAAGACGATTTTCACCAACCAGTTGCTGTAGCGGTTGATGACGATGGAACAATCTATGTTGTAGACACTGGAAATTGTCGGATTACA GTTTTGAACCACGATCTGGAATTCCAAAGGCACATTACTAATGAAGGATTGGAAGGACGTAGTTGTACGGGAATCGCAATTTCCGAGCAAGGACTTGTAGTGATAAACTGGAGAACCCGCACAGTTACAGAAATGACTTCGTTTGGAGATATGATACGATTCTTTTCATACAACGGATTCCAG GAACCTATAGATGTTGCTGTGGACAGAAGTTATGGCCACGTACTAGTAGCCGACAATGGCCAGAGTTGTGTATTCGTCTTTGATTGTGATGGAAAGATGTTATTTCAA GTGGGTAAACGGAATACATTTAAATTGATAAGTTCAGTGACTGTCGGACCAGCTGGTGAAATATTAGTCGCCGATTCGCGTATTCAAGTATTCTCCGCCAAGGGAGATTTCTCAGAAGAAATCTACGCTGAAGGTAAAG GGAAAGGAAGATATGGAAGCATTGCAGTAGATACGGATGGCAAGATTGTTGGGTCTCGATGTGACAAGGGTCGCAGTGTAATTCACGTGCTAAAACTTGGAGGCGGTACACTGCTAACTGAAATCGATTCTCACAGTTCAAAACTAAGGCGTCCTTCAGGTATCGCGATACTGCCTAATCACCATTTAGTCGTCGTCGACCTCGGAAACGATTGTGTAAAGAAATATCGGTATTGGTAA
- the LOC124183422 gene encoding tripartite motif-containing protein 2-like isoform X3, whose amino-acid sequence MLLLLTWDETFMNCCPFMTRLGERMVSMSSMLVETVSINYEDFNESFLTCGTCLCVYDGSEHTPKLLPCSHTVCLHCLTRIAASQTREAGAFRCPICRELITIPRGGVPALPPSFLVNQLLDLMSRQRREVIPKCSVHINQELLFCETCDTVFCTVCTGGSHAGTSPGCTEHTIIPFSIAIKRMSEILLYKANECISKLTQAQDSVGAELRRLDTATERCLNAVDTEFAEIIARVERRKVELRAAVTAAAKDKKHVLEEQHALIEAEKNKVERECEGLQYQVEVRNITQRIGSLSDQLDAAVALSEPRENAFITAEFLHNEAHAEIEAVLSTFGRVRSSTTLPGLCRARLKEPAVAKLQSIVVIETVDYHGHPRNAGGDPISAELTLAETIQSTNSTLSVETEIKDLEDGTYEVLFRPPSASRYILKVSVFERPIKDHPLYFDVTEHNEPVKMYGKRGHGKDDFHQPVAVAVDDDGTIYVVDTGNCRITVLNHDLEFQRHITNEGLEGRSCTGIAISEQGLVVINWRTRTVTEMTSFGDMIRFFSYNGFQEPIDVAVDRSYGHVLVADNGQSCVFVFDCDGKMLFQVGKRNTFKLISSVTVGPAGEILVADSRIQVFSAKGDFSEEIYAEGKGKGRYGSIAVDTDGKIVGSRCDKGRSVIHVLKLGGGTLLTEIDSHSSKLRRPSGIAILPNHHLVVVDLGNDCVKKYRYW is encoded by the exons ATGCTGCTGCTACTTACATGG GACGAAACCTTCATGAATTGCTGCCCCTTCAT GACGCGGCTAGGGGAGCGAATGGTCAGCATGAGCTCGATGCTCGTGGAAACAGTCAGCATTAATTACGAAGATTTTAACGAAAGTTTTTTAACGTGTGGAACTTGTCTCTGCGTGTACGACGGCAGTGAACACACACCAAAATTACTACCATGTTCGCATACG GTTTGTCTCCATTGTCTGACAAGGATCGCTGCGTCACAAACCAGAGAAGCTGGAGCATTCCGATGTCCTATTTGTCGAGAACTGATCACTATTCCTCGAGGTGGAGTGCCGGCATTACCACCAAGTTTTTTGGTTAATCAGTTGCTCGATCTCATGTCCAGGCAGAGGCGCGAg GTCATCCCTAAATGTTCGGTCCACATAAATCAAGAACTTCTATTCTGCGAGACCTGTGATACTGTATTTTGCACAGTCTGCACTGGCGGCAGCCATGCTGGCACTTCACCCGGATGCACGGAACACACTATTATTCCTTTTAGTATCGCCATTAAACGTATGTCAGAAATACTGCTCTACAAAGCGAACGAGTGTATATCCAAG TTAACTCAGGCGCAAGACTCGGTCGGCGCTGAGCTCCGACGCCTCGATACTGCCACAGAGAGATGCTTGAATGCTGTCGACACAGAGTTTGCGGAAATAATTGCGCGAGTAGAAAGGAGGAAAGTGGAGCTCCGAGCAGCGGTTACCGCAGCGGCAAAAGACAAGAAGCACGTCCTTGAAGAACAGCATGCACTGATTGAAGCAGAAAAGAACAAAGTTGAACGAGAGTGCGAAGGTCTTCAGTACCAG GTCGAAGTCCGAAACATTACTCAAAGAATTGGGAGCTTGTCAGATCAATTGGATGCAGCCGTAGCTCTTAGTGAACCGAGAGAAAATGCGTTCATCACAGCAGAATTTTTACACAACGAAGCACATGCGGAAATAGAAGCTGTGCTTAGTACTTTTGGACGAGTACGTTCAAGCACAACACTACCAG GTTTGTGTAGAGCAAGACTGAAAGAACCTGCAGTTGCTAAGCTGCAGTCAATAGTTGTGATAGAAACAGTCGATTATCACGGACACCCCAGGAATGCAGGTGGTGATCCGATCAGTGCGGAATTGACATTAGCGGAAACAATTCAATCGACAAATTCAACACTTTCCGTTGAAACAGAGATTAAAGACTTGGAGGATGGAACATATGAAGTATTGTTTCGACCACCCAGTGCAAGTCGTTACATTTTGAAAGTGTCTGTTTTCGAACGACCTATAAAAGATCACCCTCTTTATTTTGATGTAACTGAGCACAATGAACCTGTTAAAATGTACGGAAAACGAGGTCACGGAAAAGACGATTTTCACCAACCAGTTGCTGTAGCGGTTGATGACGATGGAACAATCTATGTTGTAGACACTGGAAATTGTCGGATTACA GTTTTGAACCACGATCTGGAATTCCAAAGGCACATTACTAATGAAGGATTGGAAGGACGTAGTTGTACGGGAATCGCAATTTCCGAGCAAGGACTTGTAGTGATAAACTGGAGAACCCGCACAGTTACAGAAATGACTTCGTTTGGAGATATGATACGATTCTTTTCATACAACGGATTCCAG GAACCTATAGATGTTGCTGTGGACAGAAGTTATGGCCACGTACTAGTAGCCGACAATGGCCAGAGTTGTGTATTCGTCTTTGATTGTGATGGAAAGATGTTATTTCAA GTGGGTAAACGGAATACATTTAAATTGATAAGTTCAGTGACTGTCGGACCAGCTGGTGAAATATTAGTCGCCGATTCGCGTATTCAAGTATTCTCCGCCAAGGGAGATTTCTCAGAAGAAATCTACGCTGAAGGTAAAG GGAAAGGAAGATATGGAAGCATTGCAGTAGATACGGATGGCAAGATTGTTGGGTCTCGATGTGACAAGGGTCGCAGTGTAATTCACGTGCTAAAACTTGGAGGCGGTACACTGCTAACTGAAATCGATTCTCACAGTTCAAAACTAAGGCGTCCTTCAGGTATCGCGATACTGCCTAATCACCATTTAGTCGTCGTCGACCTCGGAAACGATTGTGTAAAGAAATATCGGTATTGGTAA